One Herbaspirillum rubrisubalbicans genomic window carries:
- a CDS encoding shikimate dehydrogenase family protein yields MKEITGTTRIFPVIGWPVEQVKAPTLFNAYFKHHDLDARVIPFKIEPQRYCEAVRMFMKTENVGGIFVSIPHKPMTLEAVEQATLRARVAGACNAVYRDAQGVIWGDLIDGEGFIRALARTAGEQPLVWHRTRALVVGTGGVGCAIVASLAAQGVAEISVFDTNRAGAEALLARVAAAFPATRVRFAQPDASGFDLLVNCTPLGMHVGDPMPFALEGVNRQAIVADCGMKIEMSQLLVQAQAQGCRIQKGKEMLIEQAPLYLELFGWPGVSADDFRTLEAL; encoded by the coding sequence ATGAAGGAAATCACAGGTACCACCCGCATCTTCCCTGTCATCGGCTGGCCGGTGGAACAGGTGAAGGCGCCGACCCTCTTCAATGCCTACTTCAAGCATCACGACCTGGATGCACGCGTCATCCCGTTCAAGATCGAGCCGCAGCGCTATTGCGAAGCGGTGCGCATGTTCATGAAGACGGAAAACGTGGGCGGCATCTTCGTTTCCATCCCGCACAAGCCCATGACGCTGGAGGCGGTCGAGCAAGCTACCTTGCGCGCCCGCGTGGCCGGCGCCTGCAATGCGGTGTATCGCGATGCCCAGGGAGTGATCTGGGGCGACCTGATCGATGGCGAGGGCTTCATCCGGGCGCTGGCCCGTACCGCCGGCGAGCAGCCGCTGGTGTGGCACCGCACGCGCGCCCTGGTGGTGGGCACCGGTGGCGTCGGTTGCGCCATCGTGGCATCGCTGGCGGCACAGGGCGTGGCCGAGATCAGTGTCTTCGATACCAATCGCGCCGGCGCCGAAGCCTTGCTGGCACGGGTGGCGGCGGCCTTCCCGGCGACCCGGGTGCGCTTTGCCCAGCCCGACGCCAGCGGTTTCGATCTGTTGGTCAACTGCACCCCGCTGGGGATGCATGTGGGCGACCCCATGCCCTTCGCGCTGGAAGGCGTCAACCGCCAGGCCATCGTGGCCGATTGCGGCATGAAGATCGAGATGAGCCAGTTGCTGGTGCAGGCCCAGGCGCAGGGGTGCCGCATCCAGAAGGGCAAGGAAATGCTGATCGAACAGGCGCCACTGTATCTTGAGCTGTTCGGCTGGCCGGGCGTGTCGGCGGATGACTTCCGCACATTGGAGGCATTGTGA
- a CDS encoding 4-hydroxyphenylpyruvate dioxygenase, whose translation MMNTIENNPVPTNPLGIDGIEFIEYATTEPLALGAVLERMGFEQVGRHRSREVVLYTQGGMNVIVNADVSAWSGFDHEVQATNLSAIALRVRDANEAYRRVTELGAWPIPTRAGAMELNIPGVHGCGDSIIYFVDRYRDFSIYDVDFKPSSQERRTTTALSGLHFFGLVQAVGPDRTREWIDFYSTLMGFSVLPEGQFFGILPKGTLLASPCRQFYIQLVEPPEGTEDIHWEEEWLRLGLGTPDVLQAVRQLQERGVIFVDRAPTQISERGALTQLYKGGVSFELVRSQKDKN comes from the coding sequence ATGATGAACACCATAGAAAACAATCCTGTCCCCACCAACCCGCTGGGCATCGATGGCATCGAGTTCATCGAATACGCCACCACCGAGCCGTTGGCGCTGGGCGCCGTGCTGGAGCGCATGGGGTTCGAGCAGGTCGGCCGGCACCGTTCGCGCGAAGTGGTGCTCTACACCCAGGGCGGGATGAACGTGATCGTCAATGCCGACGTGTCGGCTTGGTCCGGCTTCGACCATGAGGTGCAGGCCACCAACCTGAGCGCCATCGCGCTGCGGGTGCGCGATGCCAATGAAGCCTATCGCCGTGTGACCGAACTGGGGGCCTGGCCGATTCCGACCCGGGCCGGGGCGATGGAATTGAATATTCCGGGCGTGCATGGCTGTGGCGACTCGATCATCTATTTCGTCGATCGCTATCGCGACTTTTCCATCTACGACGTCGATTTCAAGCCATCCAGCCAGGAACGCCGCACCACCACGGCGCTCTCGGGCTTGCATTTCTTCGGCCTGGTGCAGGCGGTGGGGCCGGATCGTACGCGTGAGTGGATCGACTTCTATTCCACCCTGATGGGTTTTTCGGTGCTGCCGGAAGGGCAGTTCTTCGGCATCCTGCCCAAGGGCACATTGCTGGCCAGCCCTTGCCGCCAGTTCTACATCCAGTTGGTGGAGCCGCCCGAGGGTACCGAAGACATCCATTGGGAAGAAGAATGGCTGCGCCTGGGCCTGGGCACGCCCGACGTGTTGCAGGCGGTGCGGCAATTGCAGGAGCGCGGCGTGATCTTCGTCGACCGCGCGCCTACCCAGATCAGCGAGCGCGGTGCGCTCACCCAGCTCTACAAGGGCGGCGTCAGTTTCGAACTGGTACGCAGCCAGAAAGACAAGAATTGA